One genomic segment of Clostridium estertheticum subsp. estertheticum includes these proteins:
- a CDS encoding HNH endonuclease: protein MRNDIKNWVFSCDMMSYNVISAFKELNEVDWGTDKNVMKGDYVYIYLVAPIKKIILKTKVVIDNIGENEFIDDSKFMLKEITKSEKTKYIRLKLIKSFSDNISNMLTYEILRQNGLNGPIQGPLILNNNKILWSYIDKIENKQKVDEIDKKEVEKIIELDKILSRTLGVTEKDALIKIRIGQGLFKKKLEMIECQCKICGLKSKKLLIASHIKPWKDCNDNERLDDNNGFLLCPNHDALFDKGYICFGDDGKIIISKLIEKNCYKLLNISSSDQIALTDKNKGYLKWHRDKIFKR, encoded by the coding sequence GTGAGGAATGATATTAAAAATTGGGTATTTTCTTGCGATATGATGAGCTATAATGTAATATCAGCTTTTAAAGAGTTAAATGAAGTAGACTGGGGAACAGATAAAAATGTGATGAAAGGTGATTATGTATATATTTATTTAGTGGCACCTATTAAAAAAATTATTTTAAAGACAAAAGTAGTTATAGACAATATAGGTGAAAATGAATTTATAGATGATAGTAAGTTTATGCTTAAAGAAATTACTAAAAGCGAAAAAACCAAATATATAAGGTTAAAATTGATAAAAAGTTTTTCAGATAATATAAGCAATATGTTAACGTATGAGATACTGAGACAAAATGGGTTAAATGGTCCAATACAAGGCCCTCTTATTTTAAATAATAATAAAATTTTATGGAGCTATATAGATAAAATTGAAAATAAACAAAAGGTAGATGAGATTGATAAAAAAGAGGTTGAAAAAATAATCGAATTAGATAAAATTTTATCAAGAACACTTGGAGTTACAGAAAAAGATGCACTTATCAAAATAAGAATAGGACAAGGATTGTTTAAGAAAAAGCTAGAAATGATTGAATGTCAATGCAAAATTTGTGGCCTAAAAAGTAAAAAATTATTAATTGCAAGTCATATAAAACCCTGGAAAGATTGCAATGATAATGAAAGATTAGATGATAACAATGGTTTTTTATTATGTCCTAATCATGACGCATTATTTGATAAGGGATATATATGTTTTGGAGATGATGGTAAAATTATAATCTCTAAATTGATTGAGAAAAATTGCTACAAATTATTAAATATTAGTAGCAGTGATCAAATTGCGCTTACAGATAAAAATAAAGGTTATTTAAAATGGCATAGAGACAAAATATTTAAAAGATAG